The following are encoded together in the Bacillus cereus group sp. RP43 genome:
- a CDS encoding DUF3963 domain-containing protein, protein MRKKRLLELFLVTFALLFLHVSTFTNEKLNDKFGNFTFFVVFFMFYINVAFVERYFDDIQKWIRNITFLFALLVVILLSLWIGYF, encoded by the coding sequence GTGAGAAAAAAAAGGCTACTTGAGTTATTCTTAGTAACTTTTGCTTTACTATTTCTTCATGTAAGCACATTTACCAATGAAAAATTGAACGATAAATTTGGTAACTTTACCTTCTTTGTTGTATTTTTCATGTTTTATATCAACGTTGCATTTGTAGAACGGTATTTTGATGATATACAAAAGTGGATTCGAAATATTACATTTCTTTTTGCCTTGTTAGTAGTAATTTTATTATCACTATGGATAGGTTATTTTTAA
- the sigI gene encoding RNA polymerase sigma factor SigI: protein MLSLVMKILKKTKIEDIVFNIQNNAEDKEAFIVQYQPFIRKSISSVCRRYITEQDDEYSIGLFAFNEAIEQYSYKKGKSFLAFADLLIKRDVIDYIRKESKHNLVFLKEDKQEEMLEMQVSLTEYMKEMENSNRKEEILHFQSVLAEFKITFSELAKESPKHRDTREHLIEIVKIIIKDEKMMEELFRKKKLPLKHIEPRVRVSRKTLERHRKYIIAMCIIFANNYTYILDYIRGEKHDE, encoded by the coding sequence GTGTTGAGTTTAGTAATGAAGATCTTAAAAAAAACGAAAATAGAAGATATCGTATTTAACATACAAAACAACGCAGAAGATAAGGAAGCTTTTATCGTACAGTATCAACCTTTTATTAGAAAATCAATATCGTCTGTCTGCCGCCGATATATTACGGAACAGGATGATGAATATAGTATTGGATTGTTTGCGTTTAACGAAGCAATTGAACAGTATTCATATAAAAAAGGAAAATCTTTTCTAGCGTTTGCTGATCTTCTTATAAAAAGAGATGTAATTGACTATATACGCAAGGAGTCTAAACATAACCTTGTCTTTTTAAAAGAAGATAAGCAAGAGGAAATGTTAGAAATGCAAGTGTCGCTTACGGAGTATATGAAAGAGATGGAAAATAGTAACCGTAAGGAGGAAATTCTTCATTTTCAAAGTGTACTAGCTGAGTTTAAAATCACATTTTCAGAGCTTGCTAAAGAATCTCCTAAGCATCGTGATACGCGTGAGCACTTAATAGAAATTGTAAAGATTATTATAAAAGACGAGAAAATGATGGAAGAGCTGTTCCGAAAGAAAAAGTTACCCCTTAAACATATTGAACCACGTGTTAGGGTAAGTCGTAAAACGTTGGAGCGACATAGAAAATACATTATTGCGATGTGTATTATCTTTGCAAACAACTATACATATATTCTTGATTATATAAGAGGGGAGAAGCATGATGAATAA
- a CDS encoding anti-sigma factor domain-containing protein has product MNKGIVMDIKKHSVVVLTPNGEFITFKRKVDSYMIGEEISFNEQEQRAPRFSIPSFLKPASLLVTCFLCVLLFFYNQPEEKVFAYVSVDINPSLEVSVTKDLRVIDLRACNDDGRRILKEMKRWENKHLQDVIRTIIKQSQEDKYLTNDKQVMLTAVTKEKSLEPQLEKAMQELKKEYETKHVSVVYQSSTIQMRENAMKAGVGTGVYIKQENDKQKSLTPPALPSNQEERDEEIHSQPKSSPDVSSDSSPVKEERYEKQEYIEQKQSKEQQPKQIKENNGHENNGRGSQQENNGHQQENKGRGPQQGKNGHQQENNGRGSQQGKNGHQQENNGRGSQQGSNGHQQENNGRGPQQGKNGHQQENNGRGPQQGSNGHQQENNGRGPQQGKNGHQQENNGRESQGNNGHQQGNINENNGLKNEDKNISATQHQGNGKKNL; this is encoded by the coding sequence ATGAATAAGGGAATTGTGATGGATATAAAAAAACATAGCGTAGTTGTTTTAACTCCAAATGGAGAGTTTATTACGTTTAAAAGAAAAGTAGACTCTTACATGATTGGAGAGGAAATCTCGTTTAACGAACAAGAGCAAAGAGCACCGCGTTTTTCAATCCCTTCTTTCTTAAAGCCTGCATCATTACTTGTTACTTGTTTTCTATGTGTGTTGCTGTTTTTCTACAACCAACCGGAAGAAAAAGTATTTGCTTATGTCTCGGTGGATATAAATCCAAGTTTAGAGGTGAGCGTAACAAAGGATCTTCGTGTTATAGATTTGCGAGCTTGTAATGATGATGGAAGGCGTATTTTAAAAGAAATGAAACGATGGGAAAATAAACACTTGCAAGACGTAATACGTACTATTATAAAGCAGAGTCAAGAGGATAAGTACTTAACGAATGATAAGCAAGTTATGCTAACGGCTGTTACAAAGGAAAAGTCGCTAGAACCACAGTTGGAAAAGGCTATGCAAGAATTAAAGAAAGAGTATGAGACAAAACATGTTTCAGTCGTATATCAAAGCAGTACGATACAAATGCGTGAGAATGCCATGAAAGCAGGAGTTGGCACAGGTGTTTATATAAAGCAAGAGAATGATAAGCAGAAATCGCTTACTCCACCTGCACTGCCGTCTAATCAAGAGGAGCGCGATGAGGAGATACATTCACAACCAAAGTCATCTCCTGATGTATCATCGGATTCGTCTCCTGTAAAAGAAGAAAGATACGAGAAGCAAGAGTATATAGAACAAAAGCAATCCAAGGAACAGCAACCGAAGCAAATAAAAGAAAATAATGGACACGAAAATAACGGTAGAGGGTCTCAGCAAGAAAACAATGGACATCAGCAAGAGAATAAAGGTAGAGGACCTCAGCAAGGAAAAAATGGACATCAGCAAGAGAATAACGGTAGGGGATCTCAGCAAGGAAAAAATGGACACCAGCAAGAGAATAACGGTAGAGGATCTCAGCAAGGAAGTAATGGACATCAGCAAGAGAACAACGGTAGAGGGCCTCAGCAAGGAAAAAATGGACATCAACAAGAGAACAATGGTAGAGGGCCTCAGCAAGGAAGTAATGGACATCAGCAAGAGAACAACGGTAGAGGGCCTCAGCAAGGAAAAAATGGGCATCAGCAAGAGAACAATGGTAGAGAGTCTCAAGGGAATAATGGACACCAGCAAGGAAATATAAACGAAAATAACGGGCTGAAAAATGAGGACAAAAACATTTCTGCTACACAACATCAAGGGAATGGAAAGAAGAATCTATAG
- a CDS encoding metalloregulator ArsR/SmtB family transcription factor, protein MKENKEMYEEVTEVLKVLAHPVRLSLVEIMITKGPTNVTTMYEKLQMPQSTISQHLSKLRAVKIITGTRKGLEIYYEVTDNRTKAILLSLF, encoded by the coding sequence ATGAAAGAAAACAAAGAAATGTATGAAGAGGTTACTGAAGTATTAAAGGTATTGGCGCATCCTGTCCGTTTATCCTTAGTAGAAATAATGATTACAAAAGGCCCTACTAATGTAACGACAATGTATGAAAAATTACAAATGCCTCAAAGTACAATTAGTCAACATTTATCTAAACTAAGAGCGGTTAAAATCATTACAGGTACTCGGAAAGGATTAGAAATTTATTATGAAGTAACGGACAATCGTACAAAAGCGATATTATTAAGTTTGTTTTAA
- a CDS encoding helix-turn-helix domain-containing protein codes for MNQNDDCPIATTLEVIGGKWKVHILCVLADGKMRTNEIKREIPNITQKVLTQQLRQLEADGIIHRTVYQEVPPKVEYTISEHGKSLMQIMDELFEWGKDHQIKRLND; via the coding sequence ATGAATCAAAATGATGATTGCCCAATCGCAACGACACTCGAAGTAATCGGCGGAAAATGGAAAGTTCATATTTTATGTGTTTTGGCGGATGGAAAAATGCGAACAAATGAAATAAAACGAGAAATTCCAAACATTACACAAAAAGTTCTCACACAACAACTTCGGCAACTTGAGGCTGATGGGATTATCCATCGTACTGTATATCAAGAAGTACCACCAAAGGTTGAGTATACAATAAGCGAACATGGAAAATCTTTAATGCAAATTATGGATGAACTATTTGAATGGGGAAAAGATCATCAGATCAAAAGATTAAATGACTAA
- a CDS encoding NAD(P)H-dependent oxidoreductase, translated as MKTLVIVAHPDIEKSRINKRWVEELEKYPDEITVHELYKVAPNWEFNIEEEQKLLVEHDRYIFQFPLYWYSSPPLLKKWFDDVLTYGFAYGSKGDKVKGKEFGVAISIGGLEKDYKNSGITMDELTKPFHATSLYTGMEFIPSFYLYGAEYEISDEEINKSAPEYVQYVMNKKYSSI; from the coding sequence ATGAAAACACTTGTAATTGTAGCACATCCTGATATTGAGAAGTCTCGAATTAATAAAAGATGGGTAGAAGAACTTGAGAAATATCCAGATGAAATAACGGTGCATGAATTATATAAAGTGGCACCGAATTGGGAGTTTAATATTGAAGAAGAACAAAAGCTGTTAGTAGAGCACGACCGATATATATTTCAATTTCCACTCTACTGGTATAGCTCACCACCATTATTAAAAAAATGGTTCGATGATGTATTAACATATGGATTTGCCTACGGATCAAAAGGGGATAAAGTGAAGGGGAAAGAATTTGGTGTAGCTATTTCTATAGGTGGGTTAGAAAAAGACTATAAAAATAGCGGAATTACAATGGATGAATTAACGAAACCATTCCATGCTACAAGCTTATATACAGGAATGGAATTTATACCATCATTTTATTTATATGGAGCAGAATATGAAATCAGTGATGAAGAGATTAATAAAAGTGCACCTGAGTATGTGCAATATGTTATGAATAAGAAGTATTCTAGTATATAA
- a CDS encoding class I adenylate-forming enzyme family protein translates to MRTMRQLLPKRAMQSPNLEALVGGEKRYSFQQYNERVNQLAHYLLHSGVQKGDRIGILCKNNHPFPSVMMASLKIGAVFIPLNHQLTAYELESIVKEAKLKVLVIDDEFSEVILKIDVVKEIPNVIKTTKEGFDSFELKLKEQLITEPNVAVHEDDDAIFLFTSGTTGQAKACVIGHKNLHHYFTEIAGQREIPAGERFLSAHPLFHMSGVLSILNCIYHGVTMVFLADSNPTLIWDKIEEEKITTMLAFPAVYSYMFDELDNKERNISTFKVAQSGGTKVPETLIQKYMEKGIYMVQGYGSTEGWVVTSWHPNMGKEKMSSVGKTLKHVELKIVHPETGDELTTNEVGEIHVRSPYMFKGYWNNEMATKKVLKDNWFNMGDAGMIDDDGFLHIMGRYKDVIVRGGDNVYPDQVEDVIHEINGVLEVAVVGVPNDFWGEIPTAYIVKDIQTLLTEEGIIQHCKEKLANYKIPEVVFMDDLPKNALGKVLKRKLREVVLVK, encoded by the coding sequence TTGAGAACGATGCGACAATTATTACCAAAAAGAGCAATGCAATCACCAAATTTGGAAGCGCTTGTTGGGGGAGAGAAAAGGTATTCGTTTCAACAATATAATGAACGAGTAAATCAGCTTGCACATTACTTGTTACATAGTGGTGTACAAAAAGGGGATCGCATAGGGATCTTATGCAAAAATAATCATCCGTTTCCAAGCGTTATGATGGCAAGTTTAAAAATTGGAGCGGTATTTATTCCGCTTAATCATCAGCTTACTGCTTATGAATTAGAATCGATTGTAAAAGAAGCGAAATTAAAAGTATTAGTTATTGATGATGAATTTAGTGAAGTTATATTAAAGATTGATGTAGTTAAAGAAATTCCTAATGTAATTAAAACAACAAAAGAAGGTTTCGATTCTTTTGAATTAAAACTAAAAGAACAATTAATAACAGAACCGAACGTGGCAGTTCATGAAGACGATGATGCTATTTTCTTATTTACTTCTGGAACGACTGGACAGGCAAAAGCATGTGTGATTGGTCATAAAAACTTACATCATTATTTTACCGAGATTGCAGGTCAAAGAGAAATTCCAGCAGGTGAACGCTTTTTATCAGCACATCCATTGTTTCATATGAGTGGCGTGCTTTCTATTTTAAATTGTATTTATCATGGCGTTACGATGGTCTTCTTAGCTGATTCGAATCCTACTCTTATTTGGGATAAGATTGAAGAAGAGAAAATTACTACGATGCTTGCATTCCCAGCTGTTTATAGTTATATGTTTGATGAATTAGATAATAAAGAGCGCAATATTTCGACCTTTAAAGTAGCACAAAGTGGTGGTACAAAAGTGCCAGAAACACTCATTCAAAAATATATGGAAAAAGGAATATATATGGTGCAAGGTTATGGTAGTACAGAAGGTTGGGTAGTAACTTCTTGGCATCCAAATATGGGAAAAGAAAAAATGTCTTCTGTAGGGAAAACACTTAAGCATGTTGAGTTAAAAATTGTTCATCCAGAAACAGGTGATGAACTAACAACAAATGAAGTTGGAGAGATTCACGTAAGAAGTCCGTACATGTTTAAAGGATATTGGAATAATGAAATGGCGACAAAGAAGGTACTAAAAGATAATTGGTTTAACATGGGTGATGCTGGCATGATAGATGACGATGGATTCCTACATATTATGGGAAGATATAAAGACGTTATCGTACGCGGTGGTGACAACGTATATCCAGATCAAGTAGAAGATGTTATTCATGAAATAAACGGTGTTTTAGAAGTTGCAGTAGTTGGAGTTCCAAATGATTTTTGGGGAGAGATTCCAACAGCTTACATTGTAAAAGACATTCAAACATTATTAACAGAAGAAGGAATTATTCAGCATTGTAAAGAAAAACTAGCAAATTATAAAATACCAGAAGTTGTATTTATGGATGACTTACCGAAAAACGCTTTAGGGAAAGTGTTGAAGAGGAAATTAAGGGAAGTTGTTCTTGTAAAATAA
- a CDS encoding GNAT family N-acetyltransferase — protein sequence MKLPLLQVETERLIIRPFQKEDYESWLDGFNKRLPSQYKYDDGYHDMSSSTKEWFTEWIRGFDEAARRDEMYVLGIFQKEDGANIGKLELIKILRMDYQWAMMGYSIHNQYWKNGYGVESVIAALPLFFNSLQFHRIELHIHIDNEPSVRLAERAGFSFECTREAFSMGNGKWADFLIYYKNNETNK from the coding sequence ATGAAGCTGCCACTATTACAAGTAGAGACAGAGAGACTTATTATCCGTCCATTTCAAAAAGAGGATTATGAAAGTTGGCTAGATGGATTCAATAAGAGGTTACCATCTCAATATAAATACGATGATGGCTATCATGACATGTCGTCTTCAACAAAAGAATGGTTCACGGAATGGATAAGAGGATTTGATGAGGCGGCACGACGGGATGAAATGTACGTTCTAGGTATTTTTCAGAAAGAAGATGGCGCTAATATTGGTAAGCTAGAACTTATAAAAATTTTACGTATGGACTATCAATGGGCGATGATGGGCTACTCTATTCATAATCAATATTGGAAAAATGGATACGGAGTAGAAAGTGTAATAGCTGCGCTGCCGTTATTTTTTAATAGCCTTCAATTTCATAGAATTGAATTACATATACATATCGATAATGAGCCATCCGTTCGTCTTGCAGAAAGAGCTGGTTTTTCATTTGAATGTACGAGAGAGGCATTTTCTATGGGGAATGGTAAGTGGGCAGATTTTCTTATTTATTATAAAAATAATGAAACGAACAAATAA
- a CDS encoding PhzF family phenazine biosynthesis isomerase, translating to MKTINVFHYDAFTNKPNMGNPAGVVIEADGLTEEDMQRIAEKVGFNETSFVLSSEVADIRMRYFTPGFEMDLCGHGTVGTIYALRERGLLEEKTNLTIETKAGILPIQIGANENRETFIKMRQAAPQFKDFAGSKEELAHSIGLEVTDLDASVPIVYGSTGNWTVIIPIKNLDACERMKPKNEAFPSVLKEIPKASIHPVCLETYDEQVQMHGRHFSSPYSGTIEDPVTGTASGVMGAYYATYLEKDFDHELELIVEQGQEINKDGRVTVYVTKDVENEKLQIDIAGTAVYVKEFEVLI from the coding sequence ATGAAGACTATAAACGTATTTCATTACGACGCATTTACGAATAAACCAAATATGGGAAATCCAGCAGGTGTTGTAATAGAGGCGGATGGATTAACGGAAGAGGACATGCAGCGTATTGCTGAAAAAGTTGGATTTAACGAAACATCTTTCGTTCTTTCTTCAGAAGTAGCAGATATAAGAATGCGCTATTTTACACCAGGGTTTGAAATGGATTTATGTGGTCATGGGACAGTTGGCACTATATATGCCTTGCGTGAAAGAGGTTTATTAGAAGAAAAAACAAACCTTACGATTGAAACGAAGGCAGGGATTTTACCGATACAAATAGGTGCAAATGAAAATAGAGAAACCTTTATTAAAATGAGGCAGGCAGCACCTCAGTTTAAAGATTTTGCAGGTTCAAAAGAAGAATTAGCTCATAGTATCGGGTTAGAAGTAACTGATTTAGATGCAAGTGTACCAATTGTATATGGAAGTACGGGGAACTGGACTGTAATTATACCGATTAAAAATCTAGATGCATGTGAAAGAATGAAACCTAAAAATGAGGCGTTTCCATCGGTATTAAAAGAAATACCTAAGGCTTCTATCCATCCAGTTTGTCTAGAAACTTATGATGAACAGGTGCAAATGCACGGTCGTCATTTTTCATCACCTTATTCTGGAACGATTGAAGATCCAGTGACAGGAACAGCTTCAGGTGTAATGGGAGCGTATTATGCGACGTATTTGGAGAAAGATTTTGACCATGAACTGGAGTTAATCGTTGAGCAAGGACAGGAAATAAATAAAGATGGTCGTGTAACGGTTTATGTAACGAAAGATGTAGAAAATGAGAAGTTACAAATAGATATTGCGGGAACAGCGGTGTATGTGAAGGAGTTTGAAGTTTTAATTTAA
- a CDS encoding Nif3-like dinuclear metal center hexameric protein produces the protein MNITQFKEHITSLFEEHLNKYGDDEYGFTHISKEEFHKIGYTTNLTLETIEEAYQNGVDMILTHHAPWSFLFGMEEACIGKLKEYEMNHFWIHLPLDFVKFGTCTSLFNEIEIHTILEYSTYEEEELPGIGEYKEAIPFSNLVEKLEERMEEKVKSWKNHDRPVKRIAILTGAGNNTNLIERALEKGCDTYITGEKTLYTVQHAKFKRINLIVGSHTFTEVFGVESLARKLKERDNSIEITRLNEDHLE, from the coding sequence ATGAATATAACGCAGTTTAAAGAACATATTACATCTCTTTTTGAAGAGCATCTTAATAAATACGGTGATGACGAGTATGGCTTCACTCACATTAGTAAAGAGGAATTTCACAAAATAGGTTACACGACAAATTTGACGCTAGAAACAATTGAAGAAGCATATCAAAATGGGGTTGATATGATACTTACACATCATGCGCCGTGGAGTTTTTTATTCGGTATGGAAGAGGCTTGTATTGGGAAATTAAAAGAATATGAAATGAATCATTTTTGGATTCATTTACCGTTAGATTTTGTAAAGTTTGGCACGTGTACGTCGTTGTTTAATGAAATTGAGATACATACAATACTGGAATATTCCACGTATGAGGAAGAAGAGCTACCGGGAATAGGAGAATATAAAGAAGCGATTCCCTTTTCAAACTTAGTTGAAAAACTTGAAGAGAGAATGGAAGAGAAAGTGAAGAGCTGGAAAAATCATGACAGACCAGTGAAACGGATTGCGATTTTAACGGGTGCAGGGAACAATACAAACCTTATTGAGCGTGCACTAGAAAAAGGTTGTGATACGTACATAACAGGAGAAAAAACATTATATACGGTGCAACATGCAAAATTTAAAAGGATAAATTTAATTGTAGGTAGTCACACATTTACAGAAGTGTTTGGTGTAGAAAGTTTGGCTCGTAAGTTAAAAGAAAGAGATAATTCAATAGAAATTACTAGATTAAATGAAGATCATTTGGAGTGA
- a CDS encoding NUDIX domain-containing protein, with protein sequence MVTIYANYGESKVRLTWKKDCILPEYERITSVHGFCFQNNKVLLIDHEQRGWDFPGGHIEEGELPEECFKREAWEEGYVKGECTLFGYIIVDHSDNPNWNENSPYPKVGYQPFYRMEINEVHKFDGEYESDKRMFVRVEESAAYHYKWNGLYDEILKEAVLIK encoded by the coding sequence ATGGTAACTATATACGCAAATTATGGGGAATCAAAAGTGAGATTAACGTGGAAAAAAGATTGTATATTGCCAGAATACGAAAGAATCACGAGTGTTCACGGTTTTTGTTTTCAAAATAATAAGGTTTTACTAATAGACCATGAGCAGCGTGGTTGGGACTTTCCTGGTGGGCATATAGAAGAAGGGGAACTACCAGAAGAATGTTTTAAAAGAGAAGCGTGGGAAGAAGGTTATGTAAAAGGAGAATGTACTTTATTTGGTTATATTATCGTTGACCATAGTGATAATCCAAATTGGAATGAAAATAGTCCGTATCCAAAAGTAGGGTATCAGCCGTTCTACCGGATGGAGATTAATGAGGTGCATAAGTTTGACGGTGAGTATGAATCCGATAAAAGGATGTTTGTTAGAGTAGAAGAGAGTGCAGCGTATCATTATAAATGGAATGGATTATATGATGAAATCTTGAAGGAAGCCGTTTTGATAAAATGA
- a CDS encoding SGNH/GDSL hydrolase family protein, translating into MKTLVCFGDSITADETFFDGTPRLTPRLQVLFPTWKVVNAGVPGDNTFDALNRIEDDVLSHKPDFVTVFLGTNDSVLIDPVPLQSYKENLEKIVSAISSEKVLLISPAPVDEARQHNRTNEVLGQYADVVEAVAKETGSHFLNLYAEMIQEKDYKRFVEDDEKDGLHFGPQGYEYLAKLICEKLKGIL; encoded by the coding sequence ATGAAAACGTTAGTATGCTTTGGTGATAGTATTACAGCTGATGAAACATTTTTTGATGGAACGCCGAGATTAACGCCAAGGTTACAAGTGTTGTTTCCGACTTGGAAAGTGGTTAATGCGGGTGTTCCCGGTGATAATACGTTCGATGCGTTAAATAGGATTGAAGATGATGTATTATCACATAAACCAGACTTTGTAACAGTTTTTCTTGGTACGAATGATTCGGTGTTAATTGATCCAGTGCCGTTACAATCGTACAAAGAAAACTTAGAGAAGATTGTAAGCGCGATTTCATCAGAAAAAGTATTACTTATTAGTCCTGCACCAGTTGATGAAGCAAGGCAACATAATAGAACGAATGAAGTACTCGGCCAATATGCAGACGTGGTTGAGGCAGTGGCGAAAGAAACGGGTAGTCATTTTCTAAATTTGTATGCTGAAATGATTCAAGAAAAGGATTATAAGAGATTTGTAGAAGACGATGAAAAAGACGGTTTACACTTCGGACCACAAGGTTATGAATATTTAGCGAAGTTAATTTGTGAAAAGTTAAAAGGGATTTTGTAG